The following DNA comes from Acidicapsa ligni.
AGTAGCCCTCGTGTGGAATGAACTTACTATTCTGCACAGCGAACAGGATGCAGACTTTCTCTCGCAATCAGGCCTGAGAGATTTGCGTAAAAACATTGCTCTGCAATTGGATGCACTCGCCGCTTCTGTTGTGGGGCAGTCATCCGCGCCCGCCGTGAGCCTTCCCGTTTCTGTTGATGCTGAGATTCTCCAGCATCCTCGCTACGGGGAATACATGCGGCAAACCCTCGCCCGCTATGAAGAACTACGATCTCTACTAGTCGAATTCCACCCGCCCCGTTAAAACGATTCGCGTCGAACCGGCAGGAACAAATACAAATACATCACTGCCACCCGCCGCCAAGCGCAGCGTAGAGTTGCACCAGGGATGCCGCCTCCTGTTGCTGAGCCTGCGCCAGTAGCAACTGCGCATTGTAGAGATCCGTATCCGTCGTAAGCACTTCAAGATAGCTGGTATTCCCCCCCGCATAACGAAGCCGCGCGAGACGCACCGCATCTGCCGCCGATGTGACCTGCGCAAATTGTTCTTCGCGGCGCTCTCTAGTCTCCTTATAGCCAACCAGAGAATTCGAAACATCCTTCAATGCATTGAGAATTGTCTTCCGATATTCGAGAACCATCTCCTGCTCCTGTGCTTGAGACAGGTGATAGTTGCTGCGTATTCGTCCTCCATCGAAGATAGGCTGTGAAAGCGATCCCGCCGCGTACCAGTATGAGTTCGCTCCCGCAAAGAGTTGTTGCAGTTGATTGCTCGAAGACCCACCCAGGCTGGTCAACGATATCTGCGGAAAGTATTGCGCTCGCGCCACACCTATCCGTGCATTCGCCGCAATAAGCTTCGCTTCGGCCTGCTGTACATCAGGGCGTCGCTCCAACAACTGCGACGGCACACCCACTGGAATCTCCTGTGGATGCGGCTGCTCCGCAATCGGCAAGCCGCGATCGATCTCTCCAGGATTATGGCCAAGCAGAATGCTGATCGTATTTTCTTCAGACGCAATTTGATTTCTCAATGCAGGTAGATTTGCCTGTGCCGCATGAAGAAGCTCTTCAGCCTGTCGCACATCGGCCATTGAAGAAGCCCCATGTCGCTCAAGAGACTGTGTCAGTTTTAATGAGTCTTGACGGGCCTTAATCGTACTCTGCGTAATTTCCAGTTGTGCATCCAGGCTTCGCAAATCAAAGTATGCTTGAGCAACATTCTGAACAAGTGTCGTGCGCGTTGCTCGCTGTCCCCACTCGCTTGCGAGCAGCTCCGCGCGTGCCGACTCAGTCTGACGCCGATACATTCCCCAGAAGTCAAGATTCCACGCAGCCGATGCGCTGAAACCTCCACCGTCGAAGAATGAATTTGCAGGAGTTCCATTACTGTTTGTACCCGCAAGCGACGTCGGTATCTGGAGCGCGGAAAAACTTCCGCCTCCACTGATCGAGGGCAATTGCTGTGAGTGCGCGATGCCAACCTGG
Coding sequences within:
- a CDS encoding efflux transporter outer membrane subunit, which translates into the protein MKRILAIMVKLAVVAMIVGCKVGPNYTRPTVDVPQTYRGALAPDIATAPATTTSSLSDEQWSAIFQDAALQHLIQEALTNNLDLRIAAQRVLEAQAQVGIAHSQQLPSISGGGSFSALQIPTSLAGTNSNGTPANSFFDGGGFSASAAWNLDFWGMYRRQTESARAELLASEWGQRATRTTLVQNVAQAYFDLRSLDAQLEITQSTIKARQDSLKLTQSLERHGASSMADVRQAEELLHAAQANLPALRNQIASEENTISILLGHNPGEIDRGLPIAEQPHPQEIPVGVPSQLLERRPDVQQAEAKLIAANARIGVARAQYFPQISLTSLGGSSSNQLQQLFAGANSYWYAAGSLSQPIFDGGRIRSNYHLSQAQEQEMVLEYRKTILNALKDVSNSLVGYKETRERREEQFAQVTSAADAVRLARLRYAGGNTSYLEVLTTDTDLYNAQLLLAQAQQQEAASLVQLYAALGGGWQ